The Mariprofundus ferrinatatus DNA window CAAACCGGTCTGGTTCCTCTCGCCGATGGTCTGCATGTGTTCGACGATGTTCCGCACCGATCCGCAACACCTCTGTGCAGCCCTCACCTCGATCAGGGATGGTGATATCACGCATCAGATCACAGTGCCTGCACAACAGAAACGCTGGGCCAAACTCTCGCTCGAAAGGATGTTGAACCTTGGTTAAACGTGCTCTTTATCTCCTGCTCACCGCCCTGATCGCGCTGCCCGTCGCAGCCCAGGCCGGCACCATTAAATCGCTCGAGCAGGAGATCTTCGCATTCAAAAAGAGTGGCGACCACCGCTATGCTCCCCTCACCACCTCGCGCGTGGAGGCCTACCTTGGTGCCGCCATGCTTGCAGATGGGGAGCAGAGAGAAGGTGAAGCTGCTGCTGCAGTGAAGAAGGCGGAAGAGAAGCTTGCTGAGGCGAAATCCACGGCAGCAGGCTTCCGCCAACAGTTCGCATCGCTGCTGGCGCTACGCAGTGAAACCAGTGCCGTTGCAGAGATTGTCTCCACTACCCCTGAAGAGGGAAAGCCGCTTGCTTCCCAGCAGATGGTCGAAGCCGAGAACGCACTGAACCAGGCCATCGTGACCCGCGAACGCGGTGAACTGAACAGGACCCTTGAGCATGCTGCCACCGCAAAATCGGCCTACAGCAAGGTGCTGAACAGCAACCTTGATCAGCTATCCGTTATCACGGCACGTCTTATCTCCAAGGCCAGGTCATGCGGCTCCAAACGCTATGCGCCGGTCACCCACCAGGCAGCCAGCGAGAAGCTGGCCGAGCTGCGCGGTTATATCGACGGCCTCTTTGCCACTCCGCCATCCAAACCGAGCGAGGCCTACGCGCTTGCAGCCGAAGCGAATGCGGTGTGTGAACAGGTCAAGCTCTGGAAAAAAGAGAGCAGCAGTTATGAAGAGATCATTATCAGGGAGAGGACGTTCCGTCACAATCTCGCCAAAGAGCTCGACATTGAGACGCCCGATAACGTTCTGCTGGTCACCAATTCACCCCGGGAGCTTCTTGATGCAACCAAGCGGCTGAAAGGCAGCCTCTCTGCAGAGCGCGAAGCTCGCAAGAAGGCAGAGCGCGAAGCTGAGGCAAAAGCCAGAATGGTTGTCGAGAGCGATGAGCAGATGCAGGCGCAGCGCAGTCAGCTGACCGACATGAAAGAGGTATTCCGCGCCAAGCTGGAGCGGGAAACCGCCGATAAAAAAATGCAGGAGCGGTTGCGCAACCAGTTCAAAGAGGGTGATGCGGAGATCTTCGTCAACCTCGACGGTTCGCTGCTGCTGCGCATGGTCGGACTGCAATTCACATCAGGAAGCAGCAAAGTCACCTCTGAATATTTCGATCTGATTTCCCGCCTCAAAGGCGCCCTTGATGTCTATGCCGACAGAACGGTTCGCATCGAGGGGCACACCGACGACCAGGGCGATGTGAAGCCGAACCAGCAACTCTCGCTGAAGCGGGCCGAATCGGTGCGTGATGTCCTGATCGAAGCCGGAGCCGATGGAAGCCGCCTGAAAGCGCTTGGTTACGGCGAGGTGCGCCCGATCGCCAGCAATGAGTTCCCGCAGGGTCGGGCCATGAACCGTCGTATCGATATCGTCATCGACGCTCCCCAGTAAGCCGACATACGGACCAACACTTTGAACTCGGAACTGACTGATCCTTCAGGCCTTGAGGGGCTTCCCGAAAAGGTCCACGAGCATGCCCGCAAGCTGATTGCCGACTACGCCCACGACTCCCCCTACAAAAGGGCGATCCTTGTCGAGGCGCTACGGCTGGTCTCGGACGGATACAGCAATGCCGATGTAAAAATGCTGGCCAAAACCATGGGCGAGCT harbors:
- a CDS encoding OmpA family protein, whose product is MVKRALYLLLTALIALPVAAQAGTIKSLEQEIFAFKKSGDHRYAPLTTSRVEAYLGAAMLADGEQREGEAAAAVKKAEEKLAEAKSTAAGFRQQFASLLALRSETSAVAEIVSTTPEEGKPLASQQMVEAENALNQAIVTRERGELNRTLEHAATAKSAYSKVLNSNLDQLSVITARLISKARSCGSKRYAPVTHQAASEKLAELRGYIDGLFATPPSKPSEAYALAAEANAVCEQVKLWKKESSSYEEIIIRERTFRHNLAKELDIETPDNVLLVTNSPRELLDATKRLKGSLSAEREARKKAEREAEAKARMVVESDEQMQAQRSQLTDMKEVFRAKLERETADKKMQERLRNQFKEGDAEIFVNLDGSLLLRMVGLQFTSGSSKVTSEYFDLISRLKGALDVYADRTVRIEGHTDDQGDVKPNQQLSLKRAESVRDVLIEAGADGSRLKALGYGEVRPIASNEFPQGRAMNRRIDIVIDAPQ